From Haloarcula sp. CBA1127, a single genomic window includes:
- a CDS encoding DUF3179 domain-containing protein, which translates to MRISRRRFLATVGAGVTLGGAGCVGDDGATAGAGSEPDSSTGTSAASTVTDRNDRPEPPTTDSHLHLDYETGTLEENIVSGGVPKDGIPAIDDPTFADTPPDGLAPDDPVFGVVRDGEAKAYPQYILVHHEIVNDTIAGDAVAVTYCPLTGTAQGFERGPVEFGVSGRLVNSNLTMYDRGTDSWWPQMLATAITGPLTGESLREFRVTWTTWSHWSGVYPETRILTEDTGFSRRYGVDPYGQYNENRGYYSSTRTLFEPLQSDSRAHPKAVVIGTRTETGALAFDKETLLDQRVLTGRIDDTPHVAVADTDLATGYVYANPEPMSVAASDDGYMIDGTAHDADSLPLDRTLSFDAMWFAWAGFYPESGYVN; encoded by the coding sequence ATGAGGATTTCCCGCCGACGGTTTCTCGCCACAGTTGGGGCCGGTGTGACGCTCGGCGGCGCAGGCTGTGTTGGGGATGACGGTGCTACTGCTGGAGCGGGCTCGGAACCCGACTCCAGTACTGGAACCAGCGCGGCATCGACGGTAACCGATCGGAACGACAGACCAGAACCGCCCACAACTGATAGCCACCTGCATCTGGATTACGAGACTGGGACACTCGAAGAGAATATCGTCAGCGGTGGTGTTCCAAAAGATGGGATTCCAGCCATCGACGACCCGACGTTTGCGGATACGCCCCCGGACGGATTAGCTCCGGACGACCCAGTATTCGGCGTGGTCCGCGACGGCGAGGCGAAAGCCTATCCCCAGTACATACTCGTCCATCACGAGATCGTGAACGACACCATTGCCGGCGACGCCGTCGCTGTGACGTACTGTCCGCTGACGGGCACCGCACAGGGGTTCGAGCGTGGCCCGGTAGAGTTCGGCGTGTCCGGACGGCTGGTAAACTCGAATTTGACGATGTACGACCGGGGCACCGATAGCTGGTGGCCACAGATGCTCGCGACGGCAATTACAGGCCCACTAACTGGCGAGTCGCTGCGTGAGTTCCGGGTCACCTGGACAACGTGGAGCCACTGGTCCGGCGTCTATCCGGAGACGCGCATCCTCACCGAAGACACGGGGTTCTCGCGGCGCTATGGCGTTGACCCGTACGGCCAGTACAACGAGAACCGCGGCTACTATTCGAGTACGCGAACGCTGTTTGAGCCCTTGCAGAGCGACAGTCGTGCTCACCCAAAAGCCGTAGTCATCGGAACCCGGACGGAAACCGGGGCACTCGCATTCGACAAGGAAACACTGCTGGATCAGCGCGTGCTGACCGGCCGTATCGACGACACGCCGCACGTCGCGGTCGCCGATACCGACCTCGCAACCGGCTACGTGTACGCGAACCCAGAACCGATGTCAGTTGCGGCGTCGGACGACGGCTACATGATCGACGGGACGGCACATGACGCCGATTCCCTTCCGCTGGACCGCACGCTGTCTTTCGACGCGATGTGGTTCGCCTGGGCCGGCTTCTATCCGGAGAGTGGGTATGTCAACTGA
- a CDS encoding VWA domain-containing protein gives MTATVVSEVNRPYVPTGGAKLTAEIEVEPGQLEEPPTRQIALCIDASGSMAGNDIEQARAGAEWVFGLLDEEDYISIIAFDNEVTTVLAPTRWGTISRDTAVDAVADISAGGGTDMYSGLLEAKASLQDLPTDDNTARRVLLLSDGKDNSHDPEAFGTLAREIDTEGIRIKAAGIGSDYREETIRTLGTVARGEWTHLDAAGDIESFFGDAVEEAGTVVAPDARLELDVSDGVEVSEVYRSLPQTQSVNPDWEDNTAVVPLPDLLERETQRVVLKIHAPANDPQDAVSLADVTLHAGGETTRESITVDYTDDEAKLAEHNEQVDVDHRQTVIKTELGKGNVAEAQTQLERMTRIHGEDTEAVETAERETRIVMEGGRKEQNKATKIVTDEGIQK, from the coding sequence ATGACCGCTACTGTCGTGAGCGAGGTCAACCGACCCTACGTGCCGACGGGCGGGGCGAAACTGACTGCTGAAATCGAAGTTGAGCCCGGTCAGCTGGAGGAACCACCCACGCGACAGATTGCCCTCTGTATCGACGCCAGTGGGTCGATGGCCGGTAACGACATCGAGCAGGCGCGCGCGGGTGCGGAGTGGGTGTTTGGGCTGCTCGACGAGGAGGATTACATCTCGATCATCGCCTTCGACAACGAGGTCACGACGGTACTTGCGCCGACGCGGTGGGGGACGATTTCGCGCGACACGGCAGTGGACGCGGTCGCTGACATCTCCGCTGGCGGGGGCACTGATATGTACAGCGGCCTGCTGGAAGCGAAGGCATCCCTGCAGGATCTACCGACCGACGATAACACGGCCCGGCGAGTCTTGCTTCTCTCCGACGGGAAGGACAACTCCCACGACCCGGAAGCGTTCGGGACGCTAGCACGCGAAATCGACACCGAAGGTATCAGGATCAAGGCGGCCGGCATCGGGAGCGACTACCGCGAGGAGACGATCCGGACGCTCGGAACCGTTGCCCGCGGCGAGTGGACACATCTGGACGCCGCCGGTGACATCGAGTCGTTCTTCGGCGACGCAGTCGAGGAGGCCGGGACCGTTGTCGCTCCTGACGCCCGTCTCGAACTTGACGTGTCCGACGGCGTCGAGGTGAGTGAGGTGTACCGCTCGCTCCCACAGACCCAGTCCGTGAACCCTGACTGGGAGGACAACACGGCCGTCGTGCCGCTGCCCGACCTGCTTGAGCGGGAGACCCAGCGGGTCGTGCTGAAGATACACGCCCCGGCCAATGACCCGCAGGACGCCGTGTCCCTGGCGGATGTCACGCTGCACGCCGGCGGCGAGACGACGCGGGAATCAATCACCGTCGACTACACCGACGACGAGGCGAAACTGGCCGAGCACAACGAACAGGTCGACGTGGACCACCGACAGACCGTTATCAAGACCGAACTCGGCAAGGGCAACGTTGCCGAAGCCCAGACGCAACTGGAGCGGATGACGCGCATCCACGGCGAGGATACCGAGGCCGTCGAGACAGCCGAACGGGAGACGCGCATCGTGATGGAAGGCGGACGCAAGGAGCAAAACAAGGCGACGAAAATCGTCACCGACGAGGGTATCCAGAAGTGA
- a CDS encoding FHA domain-containing serine/threonine-protein kinase translates to MNWEPESGDVIAGQYELEEFLGKGGFAKAFRATDIDSGESVAVKYPNYTESQNDPDIIEEYFKKEVGSLERIRRAGGHENVMDYYDQVTERDVPFLVVQLIVDGIELDEVIDQHGPIDDSEQVRQIGIDLCDAMGFLHENEIVYRDLKPENVMLTPDITPTLIDFNTATGFDATEDPSSGNTGTTILGPFKPREVAEASRTDVRQGPWSDVYSIGKILLFLLKGSVPKKDGVNPQAFGADCDDYLAEIVERATQSHYRDRYRNATVLKEVLERRDPTPPATASVTYIQADRQFTVEPGDTIGRQGASGPPASITIEDPQGEYISSVQVQFDIEDGEWSLHDRSLNGTFVQKGAGWQRVLSEPGRNRLRSEGEDPTDRHGNVPPESVTLTDGDLVSLVHPTYGVTFEFHPEES, encoded by the coding sequence ATGAACTGGGAACCTGAGAGCGGTGATGTCATCGCCGGCCAGTACGAGCTTGAGGAGTTCCTCGGCAAGGGGGGGTTCGCAAAGGCGTTCCGCGCTACAGACATCGACAGCGGCGAGTCGGTCGCCGTCAAGTACCCCAACTACACCGAATCCCAGAACGACCCCGACATCATCGAGGAGTACTTCAAAAAGGAGGTCGGCTCACTGGAACGCATCCGCCGGGCCGGCGGGCACGAGAACGTGATGGATTACTACGACCAGGTCACAGAGCGTGACGTTCCATTTCTGGTCGTCCAGTTGATCGTCGACGGAATCGAACTCGACGAAGTCATCGACCAGCACGGCCCGATCGACGACAGCGAGCAGGTCCGCCAGATCGGCATCGATCTCTGTGACGCGATGGGCTTTCTTCACGAGAACGAGATCGTCTACCGGGACCTGAAACCGGAGAACGTGATGCTTACGCCTGACATCACGCCCACACTAATCGATTTCAATACGGCGACGGGCTTCGATGCGACCGAGGACCCGTCCTCCGGGAACACCGGGACGACGATTCTGGGGCCGTTCAAGCCCCGGGAAGTCGCCGAGGCCAGTCGAACCGACGTTCGGCAGGGTCCCTGGTCGGACGTGTATTCTATCGGCAAAATACTCTTGTTCCTGCTCAAGGGGAGCGTCCCGAAAAAGGACGGCGTGAACCCGCAGGCGTTCGGGGCCGACTGCGACGATTATCTGGCCGAAATCGTCGAACGGGCCACGCAGTCACACTACCGTGACCGATACCGGAACGCCACGGTCCTCAAAGAGGTCCTCGAACGGCGAGATCCGACGCCGCCCGCGACGGCGTCGGTGACGTATATACAGGCGGACAGGCAGTTCACCGTCGAACCGGGCGACACCATTGGGCGACAGGGCGCGAGCGGTCCCCCGGCATCGATAACAATCGAAGACCCACAGGGGGAGTACATCTCCTCCGTGCAAGTACAGTTCGATATCGAGGACGGCGAGTGGTCCCTTCACGACCGGAGCCTCAACGGGACGTTCGTCCAGAAAGGGGCCGGTTGGCAGCGGGTCCTTTCTGAACCCGGACGCAACCGGCTGCGCTCCGAGGGCGAGGACCCGACTGACAGACACGGCAACGTGCCCCCCGAGTCGGTGACACTCACTGACGGCGATCTGGTATCGCTGGTTCATCCGACCTACGGGGTTACGTTCGAGTTCCATCCGGAGGAGTCATGA
- a CDS encoding PP2C family serine/threonine-protein phosphatase produces MRYSTNYDIGDRKRGQGINEDSVSLTVFEEGHRDGYRGQDRPQSQDPTTADDGEAADVTDEPADTETTADTDDDTDTADAEDADTSGADDSGLPMNRSAGVFVVADGAGGHDAGDIASYITTTIVAEQLAPVAIRTARSYPGGFDVDVARDVLPDPPGERELETAVAEAMTAAHREIIRYASETGTQSYTTVVAGIYADGKLHYGWVGDSRAYVVNSARETISPLTRDHAVVQEWVDSDEIDPVEAHVHPNGNEITRALGGSGYEDPDEATVGVDTRTVRLYAEDTVLATSDGLIDAQTDAPELYEEYVDSDHADSVAERIRDEVVTDDEIRDVVLDASSLDAASQEFVSLANDRGGKDNISVLLFADSALPKTPESGGMPVRDIDPDLDISERDTVIMTDE; encoded by the coding sequence ATGAGATACAGCACGAACTACGACATCGGCGACAGGAAGCGAGGGCAGGGAATCAACGAGGACAGCGTCTCGCTGACGGTGTTCGAGGAGGGCCATCGGGACGGCTACCGCGGGCAAGACAGACCGCAGTCGCAGGACCCGACCACAGCAGACGACGGCGAGGCGGCGGACGTGACCGACGAGCCAGCCGATACTGAGACGACAGCGGATACCGATGACGACACGGACACAGCTGACGCTGAGGACGCGGATACGTCCGGCGCTGATGACAGCGGACTCCCGATGAACCGCTCGGCCGGCGTGTTCGTGGTCGCTGACGGGGCCGGTGGGCACGACGCCGGCGACATCGCGTCGTACATCACGACGACTATCGTGGCCGAACAGCTTGCTCCCGTGGCGATCCGGACGGCCCGGAGCTATCCCGGGGGCTTTGATGTCGATGTGGCCCGTGATGTCCTGCCGGACCCACCCGGTGAGCGGGAACTCGAAACTGCCGTGGCGGAGGCGATGACAGCGGCCCACCGCGAGATCATCCGGTACGCAAGTGAGACCGGGACACAGTCCTACACGACGGTTGTCGCGGGGATCTACGCCGACGGCAAACTCCATTACGGCTGGGTCGGTGATAGCCGGGCCTACGTTGTCAACAGTGCCCGTGAGACGATTTCGCCGTTGACCAGAGACCACGCCGTTGTTCAAGAGTGGGTCGACAGCGACGAGATCGACCCTGTGGAGGCACATGTCCACCCCAACGGGAACGAAATCACACGCGCACTAGGCGGGTCCGGCTACGAGGACCCCGACGAGGCGACTGTCGGGGTGGACACGCGAACGGTCAGGCTGTACGCGGAGGACACGGTGTTGGCGACCAGCGACGGACTCATTGACGCACAGACTGACGCGCCGGAGCTGTACGAAGAGTACGTCGATTCAGACCACGCCGATTCGGTGGCCGAGCGTATCCGCGACGAGGTTGTCACCGACGACGAGATCCGTGACGTGGTCCTCGATGCATCGTCCCTCGATGCGGCGAGTCAGGAGTTCGTGTCGCTGGCAAACGACCGCGGCGGGAAAGACAACATCTCCGTGCTCCTG